Proteins from a single region of Desulfobacter postgatei 2ac9:
- a CDS encoding tyrosine-type recombinase/integrase, which produces MAFGRFLGGDDFPISKITPDIIAKYLGARPSNNNYNVHRKELSSLFSYAENVLESIDRNPVKKIEKLPHSVARKRVPQEQDIIKLLLAANPETDEKDLLIVLLHTLARIDEVLRLTWEDINFEKRLLTKWTRKTYGGSYKAVTVTINDELYFTLWKMWKNRKQDSWVFFNEKTNDRFKHRPKFMKGLCIRAGINPSFGFHTLRHLMASLLADNPKISTKTIQNILGHSESRTTEIYLHKLDGAIENAMDSISGRFEPKNENPQPESATKNKKSSQQKH; this is translated from the coding sequence GTGGCCTTCGGTCGTTTCCTTGGTGGTGATGATTTTCCCATTTCAAAAATTACCCCGGATATCATCGCGAAATATTTGGGTGCCCGTCCAAGCAATAATAATTACAATGTCCACCGTAAAGAATTATCGTCCTTGTTCAGTTATGCAGAAAATGTTCTTGAATCCATTGACCGAAATCCGGTAAAAAAAATTGAAAAACTTCCTCATTCCGTAGCCCGGAAACGAGTCCCCCAGGAACAGGACATTATCAAACTTCTTTTGGCTGCAAATCCGGAAACCGATGAAAAAGATTTGTTAATCGTTCTGCTTCATACTTTGGCCCGAATTGATGAAGTGTTGCGCTTAACCTGGGAAGACATCAATTTTGAGAAACGGCTCTTAACCAAATGGACCCGAAAAACCTATGGTGGATCATACAAGGCTGTTACCGTTACCATCAACGATGAATTGTATTTCACCTTATGGAAAATGTGGAAGAATCGGAAACAAGACTCTTGGGTGTTTTTCAATGAAAAAACAAATGATCGTTTTAAGCATCGCCCAAAATTCATGAAAGGGCTTTGTATAAGAGCCGGAATAAATCCCTCTTTTGGATTTCATACCTTGCGGCACCTTATGGCTTCTCTCCTGGCTGACAACCCCAAAATTTCAACGAAAACGATTCAGAATATTTTAGGTCATTCAGAATCTAGGACAACTGAAATATATCTTCATAAACTGGATGGTGCCATAGAGAATGCTATGGATTCCATATCCGGGAGATTTGAGCCAAAAAATGAAAACCCGCAACCAGAATCCGCAACCAAAAATAAAAAAAGCTCTCAGCAAAAACACTGA
- a CDS encoding helix-turn-helix domain-containing protein, with amino-acid sequence MKESPEHNRNKLLTPSDVAELLQISENTVYKHVKKLGGFKPGGIGVWRFRQEVIYGIMEGQDAEALVLQFSVSKRNLCGQGIQDKDGSGGRSGKKKGRFKKSSDLNRHGLLDAMQFVS; translated from the coding sequence ATGAAAGAATCTCCTGAACATAACAGAAACAAGTTATTAACCCCTTCCGATGTCGCGGAATTATTACAAATTTCAGAAAATACCGTTTATAAACATGTGAAAAAATTAGGTGGCTTCAAGCCTGGTGGTATTGGGGTTTGGCGCTTTAGACAAGAGGTAATTTATGGGATTATGGAAGGACAAGACGCGGAAGCATTGGTGCTACAGTTTTCAGTATCAAAACGAAATTTATGCGGCCAGGGGATTCAAGACAAAGATGGAAGCGGTGGCCGCTCGGGCAAAAAGAAAGGAAGATTTAAAAAAAGCTCCGATCTCAACCGGCATGGGTTACTTGACGCTATGCAATTTGTATCTTGA
- a CDS encoding TraX family protein, whose amino-acid sequence MIKLIAFITMAIDHSAIFFFPEYEFIMRSLGALSFPLFAYFITQGLKYTKDLQLYIIALVTCACVTQPLFNILFPDLHRLNDLYTLLFGLIILFLYERYGFHAFYLTLLLVFSNVVSIYIFIVFAIYFLHPRPGILLGVMTAFYVFVYYLSGSLYVLFGPVSVALMYSPSFHQGPRIPKTIQKYFYYVAYPGHFLIIILINSIRYPT is encoded by the coding sequence TTGATCAAGCTTATTGCCTTCATAACAATGGCGATTGATCATTCAGCTATTTTCTTTTTCCCGGAATATGAATTTATAATGCGCTCCCTGGGTGCCCTTTCTTTTCCCTTGTTTGCTTACTTCATTACCCAGGGCCTAAAATATACCAAGGATCTTCAGCTTTATATTATTGCCCTGGTTACTTGTGCCTGTGTGACTCAGCCGCTTTTTAATATCTTGTTCCCGGATCTGCATAGGCTCAATGATCTGTATACCCTGCTTTTCGGTTTGATTATTCTTTTCCTTTATGAGCGGTACGGCTTCCATGCTTTTTATTTGACTCTGCTTCTTGTCTTTTCCAATGTCGTATCAATCTATATTTTCATAGTCTTTGCCATTTATTTTTTGCACCCTCGGCCGGGGATCCTCCTGGGCGTGATGACCGCCTTTTATGTTTTTGTTTATTATTTATCCGGCTCCCTTTATGTTTTGTTCGGTCCGGTTTCCGTTGCCCTCATGTATTCCCCCAGCTTTCACCAGGGTCCCCGGATACCTAAAACGATTCAAAAGTATTTTTATTATGTGGCCTATCCTGGTCATTTTTTAATTATTATTCTCATCAATTCGATTAGATACCCGACATAA